The region AGATGCGGGTGGACTTCGCCCGCCTTTCGCAAAAACTGGTTGAAGGGCACGAGCTCCTGCGTACGTATTATTATCACTGTCTTCCCTATCAGGGGCCGAATCCGACCGAAGAGGAGGCGCGGCGCTTCAACAACAAGCAGCGTTTCTTCAAGACGCTCGATCGTCTTCCGCGCTTCGAGGTTCGCCTCGGCGAAATCGTGTTCCGCGGGGTCCGGGAAGATGGCCGCGAGAATTTTCTTCAAAAACGCGTGGACATGATGCTGGGCGTCGACATGGTCCGGCTCGCGGAATCCGGCCAGATAACCGACGTGGCGCTT is a window of bacterium DNA encoding:
- a CDS encoding NYN domain-containing protein: MGRSAVFIDGAYMEFLIREEFSEMRVDFARLSQKLVEGHELLRTYYYHCLPYQGPNPTEEEARRFNNKQRFFKTLDRLPRFEVRLGEIVFRGVREDGRENFLQKRVDMMLGVDMVRLAESGQITDVALVASDSNLIPAVEAVKDCGVVVTLFHGRKAGANEDLWALCDERSLITEELVSSVQLQPRRDPQVLEEENIPSYS